A portion of the Pseudothermotoga sp. genome contains these proteins:
- a CDS encoding response regulator transcription factor, producing the protein MRILVVEDNEDLANSLKKGLEKEGYFVELAFDGDIGLDMALSESYDCIVLDVLLPGIDGFEFVQTLRECNVQTPVLMLTALDSVDDKIFGLSSGADDYLTKPFDFRELLVRIQSLIRRSHILRGEVLTFKEMKLNSRTRKVVVKDTELKLSRREFDLLELFMRDPNVVFSREEILEKVWGNERETRSNVVDVYVLYLRSKLKPFGYDKYLETVPGVGYRLNTEE; encoded by the coding sequence ATGAGAATACTCGTTGTTGAGGATAATGAAGATCTAGCCAACTCACTCAAGAAAGGTCTTGAAAAAGAGGGATACTTCGTTGAGCTGGCTTTCGATGGTGATATAGGACTCGATATGGCTTTGAGTGAAAGCTACGACTGCATCGTTTTGGATGTGTTACTCCCAGGGATCGATGGTTTCGAATTCGTGCAAACATTGAGAGAGTGCAACGTTCAAACCCCTGTTTTAATGTTAACCGCACTCGATTCTGTAGACGACAAGATATTCGGACTCAGTAGTGGTGCAGATGACTATTTGACCAAACCCTTCGATTTTAGAGAATTGCTTGTACGTATTCAAAGTTTAATAAGACGCAGTCATATCCTACGGGGCGAAGTGTTGACGTTCAAAGAGATGAAGCTCAATTCGCGTACGAGAAAAGTTGTGGTGAAAGATACAGAGCTGAAACTGAGCAGAAGAGAATTCGATCTTTTAGAACTCTTCATGAGGGATCCTAATGTAGTTTTCAGTCGTGAAGAAATCCTAGAAAAAGTTTGGGGAAATGAAAGGGAAACGAGAAGCAACGTCGTTGATGTCTACGTGCTCTATCTAAGAAGCAAACTCAAACCCTTCGGTTACGATAAGTATCTTGAGACTGTGCCTGGTGTCGGATACAGACTCAACACGGAGGAATGA
- a CDS encoding HAMP domain-containing histidine kinase: protein MPPLRHAIERYYLSIFIISLIVMSILLVFIFHSLAIKRIDQEILVFANDLLRFLEKPESQPVAIFGKKNYAFYVTEEGKIIASYNLPDDFRIPKSSGFHTIGYYRYFRQNFGEYQAVVARSLKDHFTLLVSLCSVLTVVLIPLILIVLFFGRKLTRKLTQPIEMIGEQMQLVSKGVLERISIEPTSQEAEILQKQLNDAIDRLNKVMEELRDFATTISHQLRNPLASAKTRLEVLLREELTGNVRFEIERVKHNIDRMVEITSQLLLIARVQHTTPKNFQEEDLSSLILESLDQIAAKYSEREIIFNELKQIKIKCVGPLLIQAFANLLDNACKYSNSQKPILLNVEEHKDSVIVEVCNHGEPVPEQDRDKIFLKFYRSSNVTTEGLGLGLAVVKAIADLHKAQVYYKYETGLNKFGIILPK from the coding sequence GTGCCCCCACTGAGGCATGCCATAGAAAGGTATTATCTCTCCATCTTCATCATCTCGCTGATCGTCATGTCCATCTTGCTTGTCTTCATCTTTCACAGTCTTGCTATCAAGAGGATAGATCAGGAAATACTCGTGTTCGCAAACGATTTACTGAGATTTCTAGAAAAACCCGAGAGTCAACCAGTCGCCATATTCGGTAAGAAAAATTACGCTTTCTACGTTACGGAGGAAGGAAAAATCATAGCGAGTTATAACTTACCAGATGATTTCAGGATACCAAAATCGAGCGGTTTTCATACGATAGGCTATTATCGCTATTTTCGACAAAATTTTGGAGAATACCAAGCGGTGGTTGCACGCAGTCTCAAAGATCATTTCACATTACTTGTCTCTCTGTGCTCTGTTTTGACCGTCGTTTTAATACCTTTGATCTTGATCGTGTTGTTCTTTGGACGTAAGTTGACTCGAAAGCTCACTCAACCCATAGAGATGATCGGAGAACAAATGCAACTCGTCTCGAAAGGTGTACTTGAAAGAATAAGTATAGAGCCAACAAGTCAAGAAGCGGAAATTCTTCAAAAGCAACTCAACGATGCTATAGACCGTTTGAACAAAGTGATGGAAGAGCTCAGAGATTTCGCCACAACGATCTCACACCAACTCAGAAACCCTTTAGCGAGCGCTAAAACCAGGCTTGAGGTTCTTTTGAGAGAAGAGTTGACTGGCAATGTTCGGTTTGAAATAGAGAGAGTGAAACACAACATAGATAGGATGGTAGAGATCACATCCCAACTTTTACTCATAGCGAGAGTACAGCACACCACGCCAAAAAATTTTCAAGAGGAGGACTTGTCGAGTTTAATTCTAGAAAGTTTGGATCAAATAGCAGCGAAATACAGTGAAAGAGAAATCATTTTCAATGAACTGAAGCAGATAAAAATAAAATGTGTAGGTCCGTTACTGATACAAGCTTTCGCCAACCTTCTAGACAACGCGTGCAAGTATTCAAACTCACAGAAACCCATTTTGCTGAATGTCGAAGAGCATAAAGATTCAGTGATAGTGGAAGTATGCAATCATGGAGAGCCTGTACCGGAGCAGGATCGTGATAAAATTTTCCTCAAATTCTACAGATCGAGTAACGTGACGACCGAAGGTTTGGGTCTAGGTCTGGCTGTTGTGAAAGCAATAGCAGACCTGCACAAAGCACAGGTTTATTATAAGTACGAAACTGGTTTGAACAAATTCGGTATTATTTTGCCCAAATAG
- the larA gene encoding nickel-dependent lactate racemase, translating into MKYPLKYGEKQLDLEVPDHVEILSPRAELPAVPDPLEEIRKALNEPIQSFTITEIVQQMKPKRVAILVSDLTRPSPSHIIVPPILEELNRAGVKPEQIRIVFGLGFHRKMTEEEMKKAIGEEIFKRYPCLNHDVNDCVRIGETSRGTPVEVFKSVVESDLIIATGNLELHWFVGYSGGHKALLPGVCSKMSIEKNHSLMLSDQAVAGNIDTNPVRLDIEEAGTMANVRFIVNVVLNSKKQIVKAVAGHPVFAHREGVKYIDQMYKVSIEKKYDIVIASCGGFPKDINLYQAQKGLDNAFHAVKDGGTIILVAECKEGFGEKTFEEWMRKANSPDEPLEWIKSNFVLGGHKAVGFCKVLKKASIFLCSTMKKDVVEDIFMTPFDDVQKALDSALQRYGKSADILIMPFANSTLPVLR; encoded by the coding sequence ATGAAATATCCTCTCAAATATGGAGAAAAGCAGCTAGATCTAGAAGTACCAGACCATGTTGAGATACTTTCACCCCGAGCCGAACTTCCTGCCGTTCCAGATCCGTTAGAAGAAATTCGCAAAGCTCTGAACGAACCTATTCAAAGCTTCACGATCACCGAGATTGTTCAGCAAATGAAACCAAAAAGGGTAGCAATATTGGTGAGTGATTTAACACGTCCCAGTCCATCTCACATAATCGTTCCACCAATTTTAGAAGAACTCAACAGAGCTGGTGTGAAACCCGAACAGATACGTATTGTTTTTGGTTTGGGTTTTCACAGAAAAATGACAGAAGAAGAGATGAAGAAAGCCATCGGCGAAGAAATTTTCAAGAGATACCCATGCTTGAACCATGACGTGAATGATTGTGTGCGCATCGGTGAGACGAGCAGAGGTACACCTGTAGAGGTATTCAAATCCGTTGTTGAATCCGATCTCATAATCGCTACGGGTAATCTTGAACTCCACTGGTTCGTGGGTTACAGCGGAGGGCACAAAGCGCTCCTTCCTGGAGTGTGCTCAAAGATGTCCATTGAGAAGAATCACTCTCTGATGCTCTCAGATCAAGCCGTGGCAGGAAACATAGACACGAATCCGGTGAGATTGGACATAGAAGAGGCTGGAACCATGGCCAACGTTCGATTCATAGTGAATGTTGTTCTGAACAGTAAAAAGCAGATTGTGAAAGCTGTTGCAGGTCATCCAGTGTTCGCACACAGAGAGGGTGTGAAATATATAGACCAAATGTACAAAGTTTCTATCGAGAAAAAGTACGACATCGTGATTGCTTCTTGCGGTGGCTTTCCAAAAGACATAAACCTATATCAAGCTCAAAAAGGTTTGGACAATGCCTTCCACGCGGTGAAAGATGGAGGTACTATCATCCTCGTGGCTGAGTGCAAGGAAGGTTTCGGTGAAAAAACGTTCGAAGAATGGATGAGGAAGGCAAATAGTCCAGATGAACCACTGGAGTGGATAAAATCGAACTTCGTGCTCGGTGGTCACAAAGCGGTCGGTTTCTGCAAGGTGCTCAAAAAGGCCAGCATTTTTCTATGTTCAACGATGAAAAAAGATGTTGTCGAAGATATTTTCATGACACCGTTCGATGACGTGCAAAAAGCTTTGGACAGTGCTTTACAAAGGTATGGAAAATCGGCGGACATTTTGATCATGCCGTTTGCAAACTCGACGCTGCCAGTTTTGAGATGA